The Trichosurus vulpecula isolate mTriVul1 chromosome 3, mTriVul1.pri, whole genome shotgun sequence genome includes a window with the following:
- the SNX21 gene encoding sorting nexin-21 — MASRLLHRLRHALALSGEGSGEPTPGTEAEDFPESSELEEDDTEGLSTRLSGTLSFTSTEDDEDEEEEEENGDPLGPGAALGRRLKSPAEDGAGEDGDRSPPADGPRGSNLLTRQLQDFWKKSKSNLVPQRLLFEVTSANVINEPPSKYVLYTIALIGPGSQEHAPAQISRRYSDFERLHRRLRQQFRGPMAAVSFPRKRLRRNFTAETIARRSRAFEQFLGHLQAVPELRQAPDLQDFFILPELRQAQRLTCTGLYREALRLWTNAWHLQIQLGTPVGAHRTLLTLVGLAVCHQELEQPSEARLSCEQALQLLGASDSHPLLGPFLEAHVRLSWRLGIDKRQSEAQLQALQEAGLTSTPPPSLKELLIREALD; from the exons ATGGCCTCCCGCCTTCTGCACCGCCTGAGGCACGCCCTGGCCCTAAGCGGAGAGGGCTCGGGAGAGCCAACCCCAGGAACGGAGGCCGAGGACTTCCCGGAGAGCTCGGAGCTCGAGGAGGATGATACCGAGGGCTTATCCACACGTCTCAGTGGCACTTTGAGCTTCACCAGCACTGAAGATGATGAGgacgaggaggaagaggaggaaaacgGAGATCCTCTGGGACCAGGGGCTGCTCTAGGCCGAAGACTTAAGAGTCCTGCAGAGGATGGAGCTGGGGAGGATGGAG ATCGCAGTCCCCCAGCAGATGGTCCCCGAGGCAGTAACCTCTTGACACGACAACTACAGGACTTCTGGAAAAAGTCAAAAAGTAACCTCGTACCCCAGCGGCTGCTCTTTGAAGTGACCAGTGCCAATGTCATCAATGAGCCCCCCTCCAAGTACGTG CTCTACACCATCGCCCTGATAGGCCCCGGGTCACAGGAACATGCGCCAGCCCAGATTTCCCGGCGCTACTCCGACTTCGAACGACTACATCGGCGACTTCGACAGCAGTTCCGTGGTCCTATGGCTGCAGTTTCCTTTCCCCGAAAACGCCTACGGAGGAATTTTACTGCTGAGACTATTGCCCGCCGCAGCCGGGCCTTTGAACAATTCCTGGGGCACCTGCAGGCTGTGCCTGAGCTTCGTCAGGCACCCGACCTCCAGGACTTCTTCATTCTACCCGAGCTTCGACAGGCACAAAGGCTTACCTGCACTGGCCTCTACCGAGAGGCCCTACGACTCTGGACTAATGCCTGGCACCTGCAGATCCAACTGGGCACTCCAGTAGGTGCCCATCGAACACTGTTGACTCTGGTAGGCCTGGCTGTGTGCCACCAAGAGCTGGAGCAACCCAGCGAGGCACGGCTGAGTTGTGAGCAGGCGCTGCAGCTGCTTGGGGCTAGTGATTCCCATCCCCTGCTGGGACCTTTTCTTGAGGCTCATGTTCGCCTCTCCTGGAGGCTTGGCATTGACAAGCGCCAGTCAGAGGCCCAACTCCAGGCCCTACAAGAAGCTGGCCTCACCTCCACTCCACCCCCCAGCCTCAAGGAATTGCTTATCAGAGAGGCTCTGGACTAA
- the ACOT8 gene encoding LOW QUALITY PROTEIN: acyl-coenzyme A thioesterase 8 (The sequence of the model RefSeq protein was modified relative to this genomic sequence to represent the inferred CDS: deleted 1 base in 1 codon): MSSPVDSGSSEEPSGDLRSVLVTSVLNLEPLDEDLYRGRHYWVPTTQRLFGGQIVGQALVAAAKSVSEDVHVHSLHCYFVRAGDPKVPVLYQVERTRTGASFSVRSVKAVQHGKAIFICQASFQQTQPSPIQHQFSMPSVPPPEELLSYEGLIDKCLRDPDLQKCEIGLNRIAAREVPIEIKPVDLPRPGQQKAKQLFWVRARGHIGEGDMKMHCCVAAYISDYAFLGTAMLPHYHHHRVRFMVSLDHSMWFHAPFRADHWMLYECESPWAGGSRGLVHGRLWRRDGVLAVTCAQEGVIRVKQRKLDSKL; the protein is encoded by the exons ATGTCGTCCCCGGTGGATTCGGGGAGCTCCGAGGAGCCCTCAGGGGACCTCCGCAGCGTCTTGGTCACCAGCGTGCTCAACCTGGAGCCGCTGGATGAGGATCTGTACAG GGGGAGGCATTACTGGGTACCCACAACCCAGAGGCTCTTTGGAGGTCAGATTGTGGGCCAGGCCCTGGTGGCTGCAGCCAAATCTGTGAGT GAAGATGTCCATGTTCATTCCTTGCACTGCTACTTCGTGAGGGCAG GGGACCCAAAGGTGCCGGTGTTGTACCAGGTGGAACGGACGCGCACAGGAGCCAGTTTCTCTGTACGCTCAGTGAAAGCCGTGCAGCATGGCAAGGCCATCTTCATCTGCCAGGCTTCATTCCAGCAGACTCAGCCCAGCCCTATACAGCACCAGTTCTCAATGCCATCCGTCCCCCCACCAGAGGAGCTTCTTAGCTATGAGGGGCTCATTGACAAATGCTTACG GGACCCTGACCTACAGAAGTGTGAAATAGGATTGAACCGAATTGCTGCCCGAGAAGTACCCATTGAAATCAAGCCGGTAGATCTACCCAGACCAGGCCAACAGAAGGCCAAGCAGCTGTTCTGGGTTCGGGCTCGGGGCCACATTG GGGAAGGAGACATGAAGATGCATTGCTGTGTGGCCGCCTACATATCCGATTATGCCTTTCTGGGCACTGCCATGCTTccccactatcaccaccaccggGTCCGATTCATGGTCTCCCTTGACCACTCCATGTGGTTCCACGCCCCATTCCGAGCTGACCACTGGATGCTGTATGAGTGTGAAAGCCCCTGGGCTG GTGGCTCTCGAGGGCTGGTTCACGGGCGTCTGTGGCGACGAGATGGGGTCTTGGCTGTAACATGTGCCCAGGAGGGTGTGATCCGGGTGAAGCAGCGGAAGCTGGACAGTAAGCTGTAG